In the Bos taurus isolate L1 Dominette 01449 registration number 42190680 breed Hereford chromosome 21, ARS-UCD2.0, whole genome shotgun sequence genome, one interval contains:
- the ITPK1 gene encoding inositol-tetrakisphosphate 1-kinase isoform X2: MDRSIMASDHPPRGRRLGQEYIDAHPETIVLDPLPAIRTLLDRSKSYELIRKIEAYMKDDRICSPPFMELTSLCGDDTMRLLEENGLAFPFICKTRVAHGTNSHEMAIVFNQEGLSAIQPPCVVQNFINHNAVLYKVFVVGESYTVVQRPSLKNFSAGTSDRESIFFNSHNVSKPESSSVLTALDKIEGVFERPSDEVIRELSRALRQALGVSLFGIDIIINNQTGQHAVIDINAFPGYEGVSEFFTDLLNHIASVLQGQSSGVAGAGDVAPLKHSRLLAEQAGGLAAERTCSASPGCCSSMMGQEPPWTPEADMGGVGAGSTAKLPHQRLGCTAGVSPSFQQHCVASLATKASSQ, translated from the exons GAATACATTGATGCCCACCCGGAGACCATTGTCCTGGACCCTCTTCCTGCCATCAGGACCCTGCTTGACCGGTCCAAGTCCTATGAGCTCATCCGGAAGATCGAGGCCTACATGAAAG ATGACAGGATCTGCTCGCCACCCTTCATGGAGCTCACGAGCCTGTGCGGGGATGACACCATGAGACTCCTGGAGGAGAATGGCCTGGCCTTCCCATTCA TTTGCAAAACCAGAGTGGCTCATGGCACCAACTCTCACGAG ATGGCCATCGTGTTCAACCAGGAGGGCCTGAGCGCCATCCAGCCGCCCTGCGTGGTCCAGAATTTCATCAACCACAATGCTGTCCTGTACAAGGTGTTTGTGGTTGGCGAGTCCTACACCGTGGTCCAGCGGCCCTCGCTGAAGAACTTCTCCGCGGGCACGTCAG ACCGCGAGTCCATCTTCTTCAACAGCCACAACGTGTCGAAGCCAGAGTCCTCGTCGGTCCTGACTGCG CTGGACAAGATCGAGGGTGTGTTCGAGCGGCCAAGCGACGAGGTCATCCGGGAGCTGTCGCGGGCCCTGCGGCAGGCGCTGGGCGTGTCTCTCTTTGGGATCGACATCATCATCAACAACCAGACGGGGCAGCATGCCGTCATCGACATCAACGCCTTCCCCG GCTACGAGGGTGTAAGCGAGTTCTTCACCGACCTCCTGAACCACATCGCCAGCGTGCTGCAGGGCCAGAGCTCGGGCGTGGCGGGCGCTGGGGACGTGGCCCCACTGAAGCACAGCAGGCTCCTGGCGGAGCAGGCGGGCGGCCTGGCGGCCGAGCGGACGTGCAGCGCCAGCCCCGGCTGCTGCAGCAGCATGATGGGCCAGGAGCCGCCCTGGACGCCCGAGGCCGACATGGGCGGCGTGGGCGCTGGCAGCACTGCCAAGCTGCCTCACCAGAGACTCGGCTGTACCGCCGGCGTGTCGCCCAGCTTCCAGCAGCACTGCGTGGCCTCGCTGGCCACTAAGGCCTCCTCCCAGTAG